A genomic segment from Methanolobus zinderi encodes:
- a CDS encoding NADP-dependent oxidoreductase — translation MKAVRLKEYGDDINKVVGIDQDVEVPELSPGKVLVKVHAAAVNPIDWKITQGYTSQGKDLESPVTLGGDFTGTVADIGECVTEYGKGDDVYGTAIFLAGGSGAYAQYLSTDTKMIAKKPENANNLEAAALPLVGVSALDVITKKIKLQEGQKILIHGGSGGIGSMAIQIAKHLGAYVATTARADKTDYLRELGADKIIDYKNEKFEDKLSDYDAVFDTVGGDTYKRSYQVLKKGGIIVSMLESPDEELMNKYQVNAEGQFTQISTDSLQKLAELYDRGVVTVNVDRAFPMDKAVDAMAYQRDSSVKGKVVIEID, via the coding sequence ATGAAAGCTGTCAGGCTTAAAGAATATGGTGACGACATTAATAAAGTAGTAGGGATAGACCAGGATGTTGAGGTACCTGAACTTTCTCCGGGCAAGGTTCTGGTAAAGGTGCATGCTGCAGCCGTAAATCCTATAGACTGGAAGATCACGCAAGGTTACACCAGTCAGGGAAAAGACCTTGAATCTCCTGTGACACTGGGTGGTGATTTCACAGGTACGGTCGCAGATATTGGTGAATGTGTAACAGAATATGGAAAAGGTGATGATGTCTATGGCACTGCCATTTTCCTGGCCGGAGGATCCGGGGCCTATGCACAATATCTGTCCACCGATACTAAGATGATAGCAAAGAAACCTGAAAATGCAAACAATCTTGAAGCTGCCGCTCTGCCTCTTGTGGGTGTGAGTGCACTGGATGTGATCACCAAAAAGATAAAGCTTCAGGAGGGTCAGAAGATTCTCATACACGGTGGTTCGGGTGGTATCGGTTCCATGGCAATCCAGATCGCAAAACATCTAGGTGCATATGTTGCGACCACTGCCAGAGCTGACAAGACCGACTACCTCAGGGAGCTCGGGGCAGACAAGATAATAGACTACAAAAATGAGAAATTTGAGGATAAACTGAGCGATTATGATGCAGTTTTTGATACGGTAGGCGGAGATACCTACAAAAGATCCTACCAGGTGCTTAAAAAAGGAGGTATCATCGTATCAATGCTCGAGAGTCCTGATGAGGAACTTATGAACAAATATCAGGTAAATGCCGAGGGTCAGTTCACACAGATCAGTACCGATAGCCTGCAGAAGCTTGCAGAACTTTATGATAGAGGTGTTGTTACAGTAAATGTTGACAGGGCCTTTCCCATGGATAAGGCAGTGGATGCCATGGCCTATCAGCGTGATAGCAGTGTGAAGGGCAAAGTTGTGATAGAAATAGATTAA
- a CDS encoding type I restriction-modification system subunit M has protein sequence MTENTSSIVSKVWSFCNVLRDGGVSYGDYLEQLTYLIFLKMAEEYRNPPYSRDIGIPGEYSWDTLKQKRGAELDTHYRKLLEELGKKSGMLGQIFLKAQNKISDPAMLYKVIDMIDKESWVMMGVDTKGEIYEGLLQKNAEDTKSGAGQYFTPRPLIKVMVECVRPEPMKTIGDPCCGTGGFFLAAYDFLTSPESGYQLDKEQNRFLKDKTFGGNEIVPGTRRLALMNLFLHNIGEIDGEPLISISDALIADPGDRYDYVLTNPPFGKKSSMTFTNEKGEIEKEDLTYNRQDFWVTTSNKQLNFVQHIHTILRTGGQAAVVLPDNVLFEGGAGETVRKKLLETTDLHTILRLPTGIFYAHGVKANVLFFEAKEASKDPWTKEVWIYDYRTNVHHTLKKNPLKYADLEDFIKCYNPEDRHNRKETWSEDNPDGRFRKFSYEEIVARDKTNLDIFWLKDASLADLDNLPDPDVLANEIVENIEASLESFREVLGIINGNGE, from the coding sequence ATGACTGAGAACACATCATCCATCGTATCCAAAGTTTGGAGCTTCTGTAATGTACTGCGTGACGGAGGGGTGAGCTACGGGGATTACCTTGAGCAGCTCACCTACCTGATATTCCTGAAGATGGCCGAGGAGTACAGAAATCCTCCGTATAGCAGGGATATCGGTATCCCGGGAGAATATAGCTGGGATACTCTGAAACAGAAGCGTGGTGCTGAACTTGACACGCATTACAGGAAACTGCTTGAGGAACTTGGCAAAAAGTCGGGGATGCTCGGGCAGATATTCCTCAAGGCTCAGAACAAAATAAGCGATCCTGCAATGCTCTACAAGGTCATTGACATGATCGATAAGGAAAGCTGGGTCATGATGGGTGTTGATACCAAGGGCGAGATATACGAAGGACTCCTGCAGAAGAACGCCGAGGACACAAAAAGCGGAGCAGGGCAGTATTTCACACCCCGACCGCTCATCAAGGTCATGGTCGAATGTGTGCGTCCCGAACCCATGAAGACCATAGGCGACCCCTGTTGTGGTACAGGCGGTTTCTTCCTTGCAGCCTATGATTTCCTGACATCCCCGGAATCAGGTTACCAGCTTGACAAAGAGCAGAATCGTTTCCTGAAAGACAAGACATTCGGAGGTAACGAGATAGTTCCGGGAACCCGCAGGCTGGCTCTTATGAACCTCTTTTTGCATAACATCGGAGAGATCGATGGCGAACCGCTCATATCCATTTCGGATGCCCTCATAGCCGACCCCGGAGACCGATATGACTACGTGCTCACCAACCCGCCTTTCGGTAAAAAGAGCAGCATGACCTTCACCAACGAGAAAGGTGAGATCGAAAAAGAGGACCTGACATACAACCGTCAGGACTTCTGGGTAACTACCAGCAACAAACAGCTCAACTTCGTTCAGCACATCCATACCATTCTCAGAACAGGTGGTCAGGCTGCTGTGGTGCTGCCTGATAATGTCCTCTTTGAAGGTGGAGCCGGGGAGACCGTGCGTAAAAAGCTCCTTGAGACCACCGATCTGCACACCATACTTAGGCTTCCAACAGGCATATTCTATGCTCATGGTGTAAAGGCTAACGTGCTGTTCTTCGAGGCAAAAGAAGCATCAAAAGATCCCTGGACAAAAGAAGTCTGGATATATGATTATCGTACCAACGTTCACCATACCCTCAAGAAAAATCCCCTGAAATATGCCGATCTTGAGGATTTCATAAAATGCTACAATCCTGAAGATCGGCACAACCGTAAAGAAACCTGGAGCGAAGATAATCCTGACGGAAGGTTCCGCAAATTCAGCTATGAGGAAATTGTGGCACGGGACAAGACCAACCTTGATATTTTCTGGCTCAAAGATGCAAGTCTTGCTGATCTCGATAACTTGCCTGATCCTGATGTTTTAGCAAATGAGATCGTGGAAAATATCGAAGCTTCACTGGAGAGTTTCAGGGAAGTTTTGGGAATTATCAACGGAAATGGTGAATAG
- a CDS encoding RNA-binding domain-containing protein, which produces MLEEQEGIHLEFKEARTSLPVNVFETICAMLNRDGGDIILGADDNGKIIGVEHNKIESIVTNLVNLSNNPQKLEPPFILFPQIYEIEGKWLIHIQVPASSQVHKTANKVFNRSNDGDFKVTQPQQIAEIYNYKTSHYTEGIIYPALRFEDFKADLFPKIKNLIRSHNDNHPWLALTDQQMLEKAGLWKRDLKTSQEGYTLAAALLLGKDETIQQIIPYFKIDALVRREDIYRYDDREYIQTNLIEAYEQLMTFISKHLPDKFYMQGDQRVSLRNKIFREIVANLIVHREYMNAYPCTFIIYEDRVEVENANNPHGEGPIDPERFAPFPKNPAIVKFFMQLGRVDELGSGVLNVNRLIKEYTDDGTPQFIEGNVFKTVIPIAHESIEGAIEGAIEGAIEGAIEGAVEGVTQQVKEKLTLLLQMIAENEGQKVPYYAAITKMSVSSVERYIKKLKTADLIDFRGKSTLTGGYYLTDKMKKKLKGKIHGKNND; this is translated from the coding sequence TTGCTTGAAGAGCAGGAAGGAATCCATCTGGAATTCAAGGAAGCACGTACCTCCTTGCCTGTAAATGTATTCGAGACAATTTGTGCCATGCTCAATCGGGATGGAGGAGACATAATTCTTGGAGCGGATGACAATGGTAAGATTATCGGTGTTGAGCATAACAAAATCGAGTCCATCGTCACTAATTTGGTCAATCTGTCAAACAATCCTCAAAAACTCGAACCACCGTTCATACTATTTCCGCAAATCTATGAAATAGAGGGGAAATGGCTGATACATATTCAGGTTCCTGCCAGTTCACAGGTGCATAAAACTGCCAACAAAGTATTCAATCGCAGCAATGACGGCGATTTTAAAGTCACACAGCCACAGCAGATCGCAGAGATATACAACTACAAAACATCCCATTACACCGAAGGAATAATTTATCCTGCACTGCGTTTTGAAGATTTCAAAGCCGACCTGTTTCCCAAAATAAAGAACCTTATCAGAAGCCACAACGACAATCATCCGTGGCTGGCGCTGACAGATCAGCAGATGCTTGAAAAAGCAGGTCTATGGAAAAGAGATCTCAAAACATCGCAGGAAGGTTACACCCTTGCAGCAGCCTTGCTACTGGGAAAAGATGAAACTATCCAGCAGATAATTCCATACTTTAAGATCGATGCACTGGTTCGCAGAGAAGACATTTATCGTTACGATGACCGTGAATACATTCAGACAAATCTTATAGAAGCCTACGAGCAGCTAATGACGTTCATCAGCAAACATTTACCCGATAAATTTTACATGCAAGGTGACCAGCGAGTAAGTCTTAGAAATAAAATATTCAGGGAAATAGTTGCAAACTTGATAGTCCACAGGGAATATATGAATGCATACCCCTGCACATTCATAATCTACGAAGACCGGGTGGAAGTTGAGAATGCCAATAACCCACACGGTGAAGGGCCAATTGATCCTGAAAGATTTGCTCCGTTCCCCAAAAACCCTGCAATCGTAAAATTCTTCATGCAGCTTGGAAGGGTGGATGAATTAGGTTCCGGTGTTTTAAACGTAAATCGTTTGATAAAAGAATATACTGATGATGGAACTCCTCAGTTTATAGAAGGAAACGTGTTCAAAACCGTCATTCCGATTGCTCATGAGTCAATTGAGGGAGCAATTGAGGGAGCAATTGAGGGAGCAATTGAGGGAGCAATTGAGGGAGCAGTTGAGGGAGTAACCCAACAGGTGAAAGAAAAACTGACTTTACTTTTGCAAATGATTGCAGAAAACGAAGGTCAAAAAGTTCCTTACTATGCAGCCATAACCAAAATGTCGGTTAGCAGTGTTGAAAGATACATTAAGAAATTAAAGACTGCTGATCTGATAGATTTCAGAGGCAAATCAACATTGACCGGGGGTTATTACCTAACAGATAAAATGAAGAAAAAGCTAAAAGGAAAAATTCATGGGAAAAACAATGACTGA